The genomic region CGGCTGGTTCAACCTCGGCATATACCGAGAGAAGGCCGGCAATTTCGCAGGCGCCACCACCGCCTTCGAACGGGTCGTGCCGCTCGACCGGGGCGACCTATTTGGCGCGCCGCTCATGCTGGCCTCGCTCGGCACCGGCGCGATGCCCGATCACCCCTCGAGCCTCTATGTCGAGCGGCTCTTCGACGACTACGCAGAACGTTTCGACCATGCGCTGATCAAGAAGCTCGCCTACAGCGTTCCCCGCAAGCTTGCGGCACTGATCGCCGAGACGGAAGGCTTGCCGCAGCACTTCCACCTTGCCGTCGATCTCGGTTGCGGCACAGGCCTGCTGGGCCCGGAAATCCGCAGTCGCACCGATCGGCTCGAGGGTTTCGATCTCTCGGGCAATATGCTGGCCAAGGCTGCGGAAAAGCATGTCTATGACCTGCTTGGCATCGCCGACCTCTCCTTGCCGGCGACCGGCTCAGGACTGTTCGGGACTGACCTCGCCGACCATCGCGCTGATCTGATCACCGCCTCCGACGTGTT from Rhizobium tumorigenes harbors:
- a CDS encoding methyltransferase domain-containing protein; amino-acid sequence: MLPSQLSSGDVTADRRADYAKMLDENGEPGSAAELMEQALERAPGWAAGWFNLGIYREKAGNFAGATTAFERVVPLDRGDLFGAPLMLASLGTGAMPDHPSSLYVERLFDDYAERFDHALIKKLAYSVPRKLAALIAETEGLPQHFHLAVDLGCGTGLLGPEIRSRTDRLEGFDLSGNMLAKAAEKHVYDLLGIADLSLPATGSGLFGTDLADHRADLITASDVFIYLGALENLFALLGLLSAPQAVFAFSVEDAGEGTGFRLGRSLRYAHTRHYVQDICRQHGFAIRAENRTFIRLDAGQPVSGLLFVAQMVA